The Clostridium septicum genome contains a region encoding:
- a CDS encoding Na+/H+ antiporter NhaC family protein produces MKNNKNFRVFLMTILMLIMSTSVVFASEVDAVTNNAEHYGILTLIPPIVAIILAFLTKNVIISLFIGILSGSFLIKLIDHSLFSALIQSFLDFVSRALNSLADPWNAGIILQVLVIGGVIHLVAKMGGAKAVAEALARKAKNARSTQLVTLLLGIAVFFDDYANSLIVGPIMKPVADKMRISRERLAFIIDATAAPIAGLAIISTWIGLEVGLINDAFTNGIGQQVDAFGVFLQTIPYRFYNILIIFFVFITSFLLKDFGPMYKAEIEARRRDLKAEKEVAADNNKIDNSELEPKEGIKLSIWNAIIPIGTLIITALICFYFSGYSSIMAGEDIALQQLMGNSPFSLSAIQQAFSASDASVALFQSALVASIVTIIMGVLKGIFTLSEAIDTWIDGMKPLLITGVILILAWSLSSVIKELGTAKYLVSLLSGTLPYFLLPSLIFILGAVISFATGTAYGTMGILMPLAIPLAFSINTDMGYVIVSASAVLTGAIFGDHCSPISDTTILSSMGSGCNHIDHVKTQMPYALFVAVITIVFGYIPAGFGLAWYIVLPIALLAVYIGVQILGKKVDSVTNKQLL; encoded by the coding sequence ATGAAAAACAATAAAAATTTTAGAGTATTTTTAATGACTATATTGATGTTAATTATGTCAACATCAGTAGTCTTTGCGTCAGAAGTTGATGCAGTAACTAATAATGCAGAGCATTATGGAATTTTAACATTAATACCACCAATAGTAGCTATAATATTAGCTTTCCTAACAAAAAATGTAATAATATCATTGTTTATAGGTATTTTATCAGGGAGTTTTCTTATAAAATTGATAGATCATTCATTATTTAGTGCACTTATTCAATCTTTCTTAGATTTTGTATCAAGAGCGTTAAATTCATTAGCAGATCCATGGAATGCAGGTATTATACTTCAAGTTTTAGTTATAGGAGGTGTAATTCATTTAGTAGCTAAAATGGGGGGAGCTAAAGCTGTAGCAGAGGCTTTAGCAAGAAAAGCTAAAAATGCTAGAAGTACACAATTAGTAACATTGTTATTGGGGATTGCAGTATTTTTTGATGACTATGCAAACTCATTAATAGTTGGACCTATAATGAAGCCTGTAGCTGATAAAATGAGAATATCAAGAGAAAGATTGGCATTTATTATAGATGCTACGGCAGCACCTATTGCAGGACTTGCAATTATTTCTACATGGATAGGACTTGAGGTTGGTTTAATAAACGATGCTTTTACAAATGGAATTGGGCAACAAGTAGATGCCTTTGGGGTATTTCTGCAAACTATACCATATAGATTTTATAATATACTAATAATATTCTTTGTATTTATTACTTCATTCTTATTAAAAGATTTTGGTCCTATGTATAAGGCTGAGATTGAAGCAAGAAGAAGAGATTTAAAGGCAGAAAAAGAGGTAGCAGCAGATAATAATAAAATAGATAATTCAGAGTTAGAACCAAAGGAAGGGATTAAGCTTAGTATATGGAATGCTATAATTCCAATTGGAACCTTGATAATTACAGCATTAATTTGCTTCTATTTTAGTGGATATTCATCAATAATGGCTGGAGAAGATATAGCTCTTCAACAATTAATGGGTAATTCACCATTTTCATTATCAGCTATACAACAAGCTTTTAGTGCATCAGATGCATCAGTTGCCTTATTCCAATCAGCATTAGTTGCTAGTATAGTTACTATAATTATGGGAGTTTTAAAAGGGATATTTACTTTATCAGAAGCTATAGATACTTGGATAGATGGAATGAAGCCATTACTTATAACTGGAGTTATACTAATACTTGCTTGGTCATTAAGTTCAGTAATTAAAGAGTTAGGTACAGCAAAATATTTAGTATCATTATTATCAGGGACATTACCATATTTCCTATTACCAAGTTTAATATTTATTCTTGGAGCAGTAATATCATTTGCTACTGGAACAGCATATGGAACTATGGGGATATTAATGCCACTTGCTATTCCATTAGCATTTTCAATAAATACAGACATGGGATATGTAATAGTAAGTGCAAGTGCAGTGTTAACTGGAGCTATATTTGGTGACCACTGTTCGCCTATATCAGATACAACAATATTATCCTCTATGGGATCTGGGTGTAATCATATAGATCACGTTAAAACTCAAATGCCATATGCATTATTTGTTGCAGTTATTACAATAGTATTTGGGTATATACCGGCAGGATTCGGTTTAGCATGGTATATAGTTTTACCAATAGCTTTATTAGCAGTATATATAGGAGTTCAGATATTAGGAAAAAAAGTAGATTCTGTAACAAATAAACAATTATTATAA